The proteins below come from a single Corylus avellana chromosome ca3, CavTom2PMs-1.0 genomic window:
- the LOC132175890 gene encoding isoflavone reductase homolog, which yields MGKSKVLVVGGTGYIGKRIVTASLAQGHATYVLRRPETGLDIDKAQMLLSFKRRGAHLVEGSFSDHRSLVDAVKQVDVVICTMSGVHFRSHNILLQLQLVEAIKEAGNIKRFLPSEFGIDPARMGDALEPGRVTFDEKMIVRKAIVDAKIPFTYVSANCFAGYFVGNLSQMGTLFPPKENVHIYGDGHAKVVFMDEDDVATYTIKAIDDPRTLNKTLYLRPPENILSQRELVEKWENLAAKKLQKISISSDDFLASMKGLDYAAQVGIGHFYHIFYEGCLTNFEMGEGGEEASKLYPEVKYTRMDEYLTLYL from the exons ATGGGAAAGAGCAAGGTTCTTGTTGTGGGGGGCACTGGGTATATAGGGAAGAGGATTGTGACGGCAAGCCTTGCCCAGGGCCATGCAACCTATGTTCTTCGAAGGCCTGAGACTGGTCTTGACATTGACAAAGCGCAAATGCTACTGTCGTTTAAGCGGCGAGGAGCCCACCTTGTCGAAGGCTCGTTTTCCGATCACCGGAGCCTTGTCGACGCCGTGAAGCAGGTCGACGTTGTGATCTGCACAATGTCTGGGGTGCATTTCAGGTCTCACAACATTTTGTTGCAGCTCCAGCTTGTTGAGGCCATCAAAGAAGCAGGAAACATtaag CGTTTCTTGCCATCAGAATTTGGCATTGACCCGGCGAGGATGGGAGATGCTCTTGAACCAGGAAGAGTGACATTTGATGAGAAAATGATAGTGAGAAAAGCAATAGTGGATGCCAAAATCCCTTTTACTTATGTTTCTGCTAACTGCTTTGCTGGTTACTTCGTTGGCAACCTTTCTCAAATGGGAACACTTTTTCCCCCAAAAGAAAATGTTCATATATATGGAGATGGCCATGCAAAAG TGGTTTTTATGGATGAAGATGACGTGGCAACATACACAATTAAGGCAATAGATGATCCTCGAACCCTCAACAAAACCCTCTACCTTCGGCCACCTGAAAACATTCTATCCCAAAGAGAATTAGTTGAGAAGTGGGAGAACCTTGCTGCCAAGAAATTACAGAAGATTAGCATTTCATCAGACGACTTCCTTGCCTCCATGAAAg GACTGGATTATGCAGCGCAGGTAGGAATTGGGCATTTCTATCACATATTCTATGAAGGCTGTTTGACAAACTTTGAAATGGGGGAAGGGGGAGAAGAAGCTTCAAAGCTGTACCCAGAGGTGAAATATACACGTATGGATGAATACCTAACGCTCTATCTATGA